The window TTCGAATAAGATTCAGGTGGGTTCCCTGTGTTAACCAAGTGTGTAAATGAGGTGCCGGAAAAGCTCGGTGATAGCTGAGTGGAATGCACATTGCCCGTTGGCAGTCCGACAATTTTAGTCGAAAAAACTTCAGCTGATGAATGCCACAAAAACGAGGAACAACGTTAAAACTTCGTTCTTTGGTCTTGGGGACGCCCGAGAGGTGCCATCTACCGCCTTCATTCTTAAGCAACGAATAATCTACGGTGGCTCCCATTTATCCATGTGCGCTTCTGATTGGCCTGTATCCAGATTCATTTTTCGACATCGATGTACTAACGCATTCATCACCATGACCATACGCCTTTTTGAACCAAACGGTCCGGCACGAGTTTTACGACTTGTGGGCATATTACGCCGTGTCACGTTCGCTTGTATTGTGCCGGAAGAAACAAACATACAAACGGGTCCCGATGACTGATTTGAGACAGCTGGTGGCTAACAGTGTGTACGCTTCAAACCCTCGATCTGCCCGCATGGCGTGGACGAGTTGCTGACGCGGATGCATTTCAGTTCTCCATTTTAACAGGCTGACTTTGAACCGGGAGACAATATGGTTCGTTCAGGAAAAAGACTGCCAACGGACATTGTCGCGATACTGCACCTCCGTGAAAATCCTATCTCGTATTCGTACCACACGCATCAACATGATCAACACGCGCCACTCACATCATGGAATCTACGAATTTGTACAAGGGCGTTCGTAGACCTTTCCCGTGGTAACACAAGAAAATCAAAACCTGATGATCCCTTCTTCCTTAACCACAGGAAGCGACCGTATGCGCGTGCTGAGATGTCATACTTCAGCTGAATACCAGAATGTTTCTTTGCAGGATCCATTCACATCAGGGAAGCTGCGCCAGGCCACGCGCACTCGGCTTTGTCGCACCCCGAGACTCGAcccggcgaagagagaacaacgtTGTGGAGTAGGCAGCCGAACGAACAAGGTTGCAGCCAAAACTTCTACAGGAAATAATCGGGAAGCGAGCGCACTTGCTGGAGGAGCCGcaagaaacaaaacacaTGAAAAACCAGGCGCTTTGCAACAGCCGATTGCTCGCTTCAGGCATTCGTTGATGGAATTCATAATCAAGCCTCCCTTTCAATCTCTTGCTGCTAAGGCTgagaggtggagagggaTCAACGTGCGGCGGAATAATGATATCagagcagagaagcaaaaacgtTCACAGACAACTTTCACGATCGATCGCGAGATCTGAGCCTCACAGGACCGACTCTGGGTCCCGTCACAACCCACACAAAGAAAAGCAGCCTGGGGTTATATTCACGACATGGGCGCCACAGATTGCGCGCTGCGCCCTCTGTGTTCGTGAACACAACACCTACACAAGTTGGGAGGCATTCCATCAAATAATTAGGGCACTCTGcactctgtccctctccgtGGCCAATCGCCTTAATGACTCTGCAGTTAATGTGTCCATATAGGGACCTTTTTGCATGTTATGCGAAACCCCAGAATCTAACCGCAACAGAACTGGGGGCAAGCAGcagcgcttctctcccttacCTGAGGCTCTCCACGTTCCGGCGCCTGACCGAATTTAACAAATGATCGCTCCAAGTCATCGTTGACAATCATAAGGGACGCCTGCGGCCAGAATAGACACACAAATTGTGGACACATGTCGACTGTTTCCAAGAGACACGGGAAATTACACTCCTTCCAAGTCTGAGATATGGGATTCCGTCCGTTCCCCGAGGGAGCGAGATCTGATCCGCTCGTGTCCCCGAGAAAAATCGTCCAGGGAGGCACCATTTTTTATCCCCCGAACTGATGCACTCAGCTCAGATTCTATGCTGAGTTACCATGCGACCAAACGTTTGTTTATCCCACCGACGAGCTTTTTGATGCTCCTCGTTGCACAGGGGGATAAAGGAAGTGCCCATGGAGAGGGGgatgaagaaaagaaaggaagacaagagagagaccgacaTGAGAATGGTACGttcgagaagaaaggtgcCGCGCCCCTACAGAATCCGCACCTGGTTGCCACAGCGGTAGCAGTAATTCGGAGCGCTGAAAACCGTGCACACTTTCTCGTTGTGGCACCTGAAACACCAGTACGCATCAACAGCTAGGGAAAATAAAATTACATGGCGTCCATTCCATTTGCTTGCCAAGTCCTGTATCTGGATCCCGTCTAGACTTCTTCTGTTTTGTAAATGTTGGGTCTCGGACTGTTGAACAGACAGATAGCAGAACTGTTTCCTGTCGGTTTCCATAGCCGTGAGAACGCTTGCGTGGGTTTGTGGAAAACTGCGGAACCTGGTCTACGAACCGAGACGGTAGCTGTCCCCTTCGCTTCTGGAGAAAACTTGTCCACAAGTCGCAAGTAGCCTGAAGCAGACTGGCGAGGTATCCATACAGCAGGCGTggacgcaggcgaaacaGAGCTTCTGCTCGACAGGAACCGCAAGAGTAACAAACCAAGCTCGACGACAGGCCTCGAGCCTTCATGTTCGCTGTGGGGCTCTACAGGCGGCTCAAGAAAAAGAACCCATCACCACGTCAGCTTCGTCGCAGCATGAAGCGGCGCCGAAGCAGCATGCGCGAAGGAACAAACTACGattttgtgtctctccgtcgctcaACAAACGCGACGATCGCCGATGGTTTGTTCGATATCCCTCACCACTGGTACCCATCCTGCGCCAGCTGATGGGCGCGGCAGATGCAACCAACTCCGTTGAGGTGGAGAAACTGCTCCGTCACAGTCTGCCGCGAAAGCACACCAGACACACAGAGTACAGAACCCGCACTGACGCAAGtcgagaacgagggagacagctAACTGCACGTCTCCGGCTTTCAGTGAGAGGAGCGGATCTCCTAAGTTTCCGGTTTCAACGGACACACGTTCTGAACCACACAAAGAACTTGAGTTCAATCGGAACTCCAGAAAGAACTCCCTACCTTGGCGAGGTTGGAACATGAAATGAACAAAACAGACAGCTTACGATCCTGCTCTCACAAACCTATCGGCTCGCCGACTTACCGGACCCCAGAGCATCCCAGCGCCTCTGCTACTTGGAGCCCAGCCGTCTTCGTCAAGGCCTCCTCCCAGGGGATCGCCAGCGGTGACTGCCGAGACACCTCCAGGTGCGTCTGTCTGAGGAAGATCCGAGAGAAACATCGCGCTGTCATACGGGTCTGACCACAGCAGGTCGCACATCCCTCCCTCTTGCGGAGGCTCCTGGAACCTGCAAACACAGGCAGCACCGCCCGCAAGACTGCTGACGTTGGACTACAGGCCGTCATGAGAGTGCTGGGACGCACAGACAGACGTTTCCCTattcctcctctttttcccgagCAGACTcgacgcacacacagaagAGTAAAACGGTGCCCGGCCTCGCTTTCATGCAGACAACCCGCTGCAACCCACGCCGCACTTCCGTGGAAACGACCTGTATACTCAGCTTACTCGCAACACATGCGTAGAGACATAAACACTCTGGAGCAGACCTCTTCATGGCTTGTCGCGCCACAAAATGCGTGAGTGGTTTtgttgtgcatgcacatacacgcacaCCCAGACAGGCATCTCTGCACATAAATGGGAGTATACACGTCCTTGTCGCTTCTTGCCCAATAcgtgtctctccgtgtccACAGGTGGAACGCCTCCACCTGCCATGGAAGCGGAGAAACTCACCGGTCAACTGCTTGAATGGCGTCAATGGTCATGAGATGCTTGCTGAGGCCGCCGTGGTCACAGAAGCATTCGGAGCCAATTGCAGCAGTGAGAGGAAGATAATCGAAGGCTTCAGTTAAGGCGGTCCAGACAGCGTTGAAGCCGTCTCCGTATTTTCGCGCACATTCGTCGTAGAAACCATAAACTTGAGTGATGCCTCGGCTTTCGTGGTTTCCTCGCAGCAGAAACACTGCAGACACGTGGAACAGCGCAACGACGCATCACCCTTTTCCAGACTGGATCCCTGCTCAGTCCCTCGGGGCCAGTCGCCAGGCAAGACTTCTCAGGTCACGCGGCGAGACCCGTGACAGCTGTGACTCTCAGCAGCGCAGAGCTTCAGTGGGTGTGCAAAATTCACAGGGTGGTGAATACGCGACCGTGAAGATATACTTCTGGACAAGACTATACACATGTACGGACACATACATCTCCGTGTCAGCTACACACGAACACACGCGAGCAGAGACCGCCGTCGTTGGTCTACTTACTCTTTCTTGGATAGAGGACCTTGAACGCCGCCATCAGACAAAATACTTCAACCGAGTAGAAGCCTCTGTCTACATAGTCGCCCAAGAACAAGTACGACGTGTTTGGAGGCTTGCCTCCTGCAACCGCAGTTCCACACGCACCTTGTCGAAAAAATGTTCGCCACATGCGTTCAGATGTCACTTGCATCGGAATACAGGAACAAAACGAGACGCTGCAAAGTGCCTTCTGTGTGCTGAATGGAAGCACGCGTCAGCTCAGTGCCAGTAACCCAGCCGTTGCTACCAGCCTGTCAGACGTTAAGTGCATGAAGAGGAAACCGGCCAAACAGGGCTACCGTGCATCGCAGGACGCACGTCGCAGAGAACCGTTCGTGTAGGTCTAAAGTCACCCCTTTCCAGACGTCCACTGGCCATTGGAATAAGAGAACTGGATTTGCGCCTGACGGCCAAGGTAAGCGACGTGGTGCATTTGCTACCAGCTGTTTCTCCAGCCATCTGTGTCAAGGAGCTGATCTGCGTTGCCCTACCGACTCGGAAAAGCTCCAGCAGGTCGTAGAACTGGCCGTGAATGTCTCCAGCGACTGTCACTGGAGTTGGGACGCTGACGCAGTTCGGTTCGGATTTCTGAGGCAGCAacacacgagagaggaaccCTTGACTTCATTG is drawn from Neospora caninum Liverpool complete genome, chromosome X and contains these coding sequences:
- a CDS encoding Serine/threonine protein phosphatase, related; translated protein: MEDSAMEVPRQGGLEAHMSGPTGGLLSAAAMRRVEEIEDRSFNVRQQHQLRKRQQHGEDSSTGQCDGDDADSDDWKSPRGDKRRAPPHEATEGHEDGQLLGERQKTGTRARPVSGAADESSASTGASSIRVAASSLRDGRDFRACSGDLTHGSLKSGLKDDSGWSDFGKSREALEHSGDAAAGKDSMNQRRSGAKLLEIDLDQAHGKKYGKEFPHAGEVQLHRRRKNDLHAWVEQLLRCQPLRREEVLLLCELLKDTLKSEPNCVSVPTPVTVAGDIHGQFYDLLELFRVGGKPPNTSYLFLGDYVDRGFYSVEVFCLMAAFKVLYPRKMFLLRGNHESRGITQVYGFYDECARKYGDGFNAVWTALTEAFDYLPLTAAIGSECFCDHGGLSKHLMTIDAIQAVDRFQEPPQEGGMCDLLWSDPYDSAMFLSDLPQTDAPGGVSAVTAGDPLGGGLDEDGWAPSSRGAGMLWGPTVTEQFLHLNGVGCICRAHQLAQDGYQWCHNEKVCTVFSAPNYCYRCGNQASLMIVNDDLERSFVKFGQAPERGEPQQVRSLPDYFL